A single genomic interval of Coregonus clupeaformis isolate EN_2021a chromosome 36, ASM2061545v1, whole genome shotgun sequence harbors:
- the LOC121552450 gene encoding protein Mpv17 isoform X1, giving the protein MAGLWRSYQALMTRHPWTVQIITAGTLVGVGDVISQQVLERRGLANHNVTRTAKMMSIGFFFVGPVIGGWYKVLDKLVTGGTKSAAMKKMLVDQVGFAPCFLCAFLGISGTLNGLTVEENVAKLKRDYTDALISNYYLWPPVQIANFYFIPLHHRLAVVQIVAVAWNSYLSWKANKM; this is encoded by the exons ATGGCGGGCCTGTGGAGATCCTACCAGGCTCTGATGACCAGGCATCCATGGACTGTCCAGATAATCACAGCTG GCACGCTGGTGGGGGTGGGTGATGTCATCTCCCAGCAGGTGCTTGAGAGGCGGGGTCTAGCCAATCACAATGTGACACGGACGGCCAAGATGATGAGCATCGGATTCTTCTTTGTC GGTCCTGTAATAGGTGGATGGTACAAGGTTCTGGACAAGCTGGTCACTGGGGGGACCAAAAGTGCTGCCATGAAGAAAATGCTTGTCGATCAG GTGGGCTTTGCTCCGTGTTTCCTGTGTGCCTTCCTGGGGATCTCTGGAACTTTGAATGGACTGACTGTGGAGGAGAATGTTGCCAAGCTCAAGAGG GACTATACAGATGCTTTGATCTCAAATTACTAC CTATGGCCTCCAGTCCAGATTGCCAACTTCTATTTCATCCCACTGCACCACAG ATTGGCTGTGGTCCAGATTGTAGCTGTCGCCTGGAATTCCTACTTGTCTTGGAAAGCCAATAAGATGTAA
- the LOC121552450 gene encoding protein Mpv17 isoform X2, giving the protein MAGLWRSYQALMTRHPWTVQIITAGTLVGVGDVISQQVLERRGLANHNVTRTAKMMSIGFFFVGPVIGGWYKVLDKLVTGGTKSAAMKKMLVDQVGFAPCFLCAFLGISGTLNGLTVEENVAKLKRLWPPVQIANFYFIPLHHRLAVVQIVAVAWNSYLSWKANKM; this is encoded by the exons ATGGCGGGCCTGTGGAGATCCTACCAGGCTCTGATGACCAGGCATCCATGGACTGTCCAGATAATCACAGCTG GCACGCTGGTGGGGGTGGGTGATGTCATCTCCCAGCAGGTGCTTGAGAGGCGGGGTCTAGCCAATCACAATGTGACACGGACGGCCAAGATGATGAGCATCGGATTCTTCTTTGTC GGTCCTGTAATAGGTGGATGGTACAAGGTTCTGGACAAGCTGGTCACTGGGGGGACCAAAAGTGCTGCCATGAAGAAAATGCTTGTCGATCAG GTGGGCTTTGCTCCGTGTTTCCTGTGTGCCTTCCTGGGGATCTCTGGAACTTTGAATGGACTGACTGTGGAGGAGAATGTTGCCAAGCTCAAGAGG CTATGGCCTCCAGTCCAGATTGCCAACTTCTATTTCATCCCACTGCACCACAG ATTGGCTGTGGTCCAGATTGTAGCTGTCGCCTGGAATTCCTACTTGTCTTGGAAAGCCAATAAGATGTAA